From Anopheles funestus chromosome 3RL, idAnoFuneDA-416_04, whole genome shotgun sequence, a single genomic window includes:
- the LOC125770556 gene encoding uncharacterized protein LOC125770556 — protein MIRDPGGTSPNENQDSPPSPKYDRILGRPPPMDDTEIPLDMTVRRKDSSDGQGSPTGNDQSRDVPINLNVRPSVITKAPPPPIKKRISHMHTNGEIVLKSSVRTTTATTTVESAPIVNVSSTYCDVSIEEHFRRSLGPTYSSIYGDKQQLQQLQLQQQQSSALNALNNNTSIGGQGSPVHHLVTQHKVHPLPIPLLLQKHTMETSESLPLTGPAAGTGGGGGMRNHSSSSISSSSSVSSNSSISSSLSNTSGISSSSSTTNISIRPTGPIGGGIRVVAPDTIELKLSSDPAPPVPLVPATVLPPSPGAPSSAASVAIALTSPKHLHQQPPPAISPASLTTTMSLSSSSPSSSLASSPAPFLTTQQQQKRPDSGEEVDDHFAKALGDTWKKIQESNMNL, from the exons ATGATCCGTGATCCCGGTGGTACAAGTCCGAACGAAAATCAAG aCTCCCCACCTTCACCTAAGTACGATCGAATATTGGGGCGCCCACCGCCCATGGATGACACGGAAATACCGTTGGACATGACCGTCCGGCGGAAGGATTCATCCGATGGTCAGGGATCGCCTACAGGGAACGATCAGTCGCGAGATGTACCGATCAATCTGAATGTGCGCCCGAGTGTCATAACAAaagcaccgccaccaccaatAAAGAAACGCATCAGCCACATGCACACCAATG GTGAAATCGTGCTTAAAAGTAGTGTTAGAACAACTACCGCCACTACAACGGTCGAATCGGCACCGATCGTGAACGTTTCGTCCACGTACTGTGACGTTTCGATCGAGGAACACTTTCGGCGCTCGCTCGGTCCAACCTACAGCTCTATTTACGGCGATAAGCAGCAGCTACAGCAATTGCAactacaacagcagcagtcatCGGCACTTAATGCTTTGAACAACAATACCAGCATCGGTGGGCAAGGATCACCAGTGCATCATCTTGTAACACAGCATAAAGTGCATCCACTTCCGATTCCGCTGTTGCTGCAAAAGCACACGATGGAAACGAGCGAATCGTTACCGCTTACAGGACCGGCAGCAGGCACGGGCGGTGGCGGCGGGATGCGGAAtcacagtagcagcagtattAGCTCCAGCTCGTCCGTCAGCTCGAACAGTAGCATATCCAGCAGCCTCAGCAATACTAGTGgcattagcagcagcagcagtactaCTAACATCAGTATCAGACCAACCGGCCCGATCGGTGGTGGAATACGTGTGGTCGCACCGGATACGATCGAGCTGAAGCTCTCGAGTGATCCCGCACCGCCTGTACCGCTCGTTCCGGCCACCGTCCTGCCACCGTCGCCCGGTGCACCCTCATCGGCTGCCAGTGTAGCCATTGCGCTAACATCACCGAAACATCTGCACCAGCAGCCACCACCGGCAATCTCGCCGGCCTCACTCACCACCACAATGTCCCTTTCGTCTTCGTCGCCATCGTCATCGTTAGCTTCGTCTCCGGCACCGTTTCTTAcaacgcagcagcaacaaaagagGCCCGATTCCGGTGAAGAGGTTGACGATCATTTCGCGAAAGCCCTCGGTGATACGTGGAAGAAAATCCAGGAGAGTAATATGAACTTGTGA
- the LOC125770555 gene encoding drebrin-like protein A — protein sequence MSVDLQKHRDAMVGAWKSVCDRKCATNWALFGYEGQTNVLKLQETGEDGISELAAELNSGKLQYAFLRVDNSETGIAKFVFINWQGEGAPIARKGTCAKHVRDVTALLHGAHITVHATNEDDVEEARILEKLQKVVVNDFKVKDYSQAIDSPKPVGTNYSRVNPTKEINPAERDEFWRKEEEEEKHRLQAEYERKLNETVLLEQERRRREEREFEKREGVTGGASVLSASPVSPDRSYARQASDQNKTEREREIKQVVEASGKVSSAKARFLNSTAQLSPTHIQAEVAQELTEPPFSPTASFEERSIINELKAELENELQNGADTPPGLAGTGTVTAEEEVSVVSPEVPEVAAGQYFDPNATIDLSDEDNMIRARALYDYQAADDSEISFDPDDIITHIDQIDEGWWQGLAPDGTYGLFPANYVELI from the exons ATGTCGGTTGATCTGCAGAAGCACCGGGATGCCATGGTTGGCGCGTGGAAGTCGGTATGTGATCGGAAATGTGCCACCAACTGGGCACTGTTCGGGTACGAGGGTCAGACGAATGTGCTCAAGCTGCAGGAAACCGGTGAGGATGGAATTTCCGAGCTGGCAGCCGAACTTAACTCGGGCAAACTACAGTACGCCTTCCTGAGGGTGGACAACAGTGAAACGGGCATCGCCAAGTTTGTGTTCATTAACTGGCAG GGCGAGGGTGCTCCAATCGCCCGGAAGGGAACGTGTGCGAAACATGTGCGCGATGTTACGGCCCTGCTACACGGTGCTCATATCACGGTGCACGCGACAAACGAAGACGATGTGGAGGAAGCTCGCATACTGGAGAAGCTGCAAAAGGTGGTGGTGAACGATTTCAAAGTGAAAGATTACTCACAAGCGATCG ATTCGCCTAAACCGGTTGGCACGAATTACAGTCGTGTTAATCCGACAAAGGAGATCAATCCGGCAGAACGGGATGAGTTTTGGCGCaaagaggaagaggaggaaaaacATCGATTGCAGGCAGAGTACGAGCGTAAGCTCAATGAAACAGTATTGTTGGAGCAG GAACGACGTCGGCGCGAGGAACGCGAGTTTGAAAAGCGTGAAGGCGTTACGGGTGGTGCCAGTGTTCTGTCCGCTTCTCCTGTTTCGCCCGATCGTAGTTACGCACGGCAAGCGTCCGATCAGAACAAAACGGAACGGGAGCGTGAAATCAAGCAGGTGGTCGAAGCGAGCGGTAAGGTGAGCAGTGCAAAGGCACGCTTCCTCAACAGCACCGCCCAGCTAAGCCCGACGCACATCCAAGCGGAGGTGGCCCAGGAGCTAACGGAACCTCCTTTCTCACCGACGGCATCCTTTGAAGAGCGCAGTATTATCAACGAGCTGAAAGCGGAGCTAGAAAACGAGCTCCAGAATGGTGCCGATACGCCACCGGGCTTAGCAGGGACAGGTACGGTGACGGCAGAGGAGGAGGTTTCGGTGGTGTCACCGGAGGTGCCTGAGGTAGCCGCTGGACAGTATTTCGACCCGAATGCAACGATTGATCTGTCCGACGAGGACAACATGATACGGGCGAGGGCTTTGTACGATTATCAGGCTGCGGACGATTCGGAGATCAGCTTCGATCCGGACGATATCATCACGCACATCGATCAGATCGATGAAGGCTGGTGGCAGGGGCTGGCACCGGACGGTACCTATGGGCTGTTTCCCGCTAACTACGTGGAgctcatttaa
- the LOC125770547 gene encoding transient receptor potential cation channel subfamily V member 5, whose amino-acid sequence MGNTESNVTSGVKKQAGVSTQALYKFVNLKGGGLLVDMMKRAIQNKQYAEIDHAIKTKVEPFLYNKGKGKYVPVSVLVLLRNRERPRHKQLPDIRAMENPEEDFDMDAVCPEVSEAEYYMNPSGYREVCWNVKERGAVGETILHLCLLNATSLHADLAKRLLRFYPKLINDVYMCDEYYGESVLHLAIVNEDPAMVKYLLDHNSDVNERCCGTFMCPEDQKASRCDTLETEIVQMVQMTNYDGYVYWGEYPLSFAACLGQEECYRLVLARGADPDNKDFNGNTVLHMLVIYEKITTFDMGYEVGSSLSIRNNQNLTPLTLAAKLGRVEMFFHIMNIEREIYWQLGSITCAAYPLVLIDTIDVETGNISKDSALNLVVFGDKDEHLDLLDGVLIDLLKTKWNTFVKDKFYRQFFMFFCYFCVSLVSFTLRNGPPPAEDDEQEGSEGGNKTSSTKEDLRRLLWNESTLENVIASLNSNGSVGAGMLVGKMTDLQQFNGSAAESPEFDPSEMDDGLFFNSKCHTMDYDGMEGKVRLISEMIILVGSFLYLLAALRELKFLGRKMFFENLMTAPSRVMFLFSCCIMMIVPFLKILCFTELEDHVAVVIMLTTAPYFLFFCRGFKTVGPFVVMIYRMVMGDLLRFVVIYLVFVMGFSQAYYIVFLSYKAEEDGDANPMPSPIESIVAMFLMSLTNFGDYYGALENTDHEMCAKILFVLFMVIVAVLLVNMLIAMMGNTYQKIAETKNEWQRQWARIVLVVERGVPPKERLKNLMSYSQPMSDGRRALVLRLNMTDEDKEEMKEILEMKRVHDRLNKKRQVERDARAEQRRLLREKYLNMSS is encoded by the exons ATGGGAAATACCGAGAGCAATGTGACCAGTGGCGTTAAGAAGCAGGCCGGAGTATCTACCCAGGCGCTGTACAAGTTTGTAAACCTCAAGGGTGGTGGTTTACTCGTGGACATGATGAAGCGTGCGATACAGAACAAACAGTATGCCGAGATAGATCATGCGATCAAGACGAAGGTCGAACCGTTTCTGTACAACAAAGGCAAGGGAAAATATGTTCCCGTGTCGGTGTTGGTACTGTTACGAAATCGGGAACGGCCCCGCCACAAACAGCTGCCCGATATACGCGCGATGGAAAACCCGGAAGAAGATTTCGATATGGATGCCGTGTGTCCGGAAGTGAGCGAAGCGGAATACTATATGAATCCGTCCGGCTATCGTGAGGTGTGCTGGAACGTGAAG GAACGTGGCGCTGTAGGAGAAACCATTCTTCACCTTTGTCTACTCAACGCAACATCTTTGCATGCGGATTTGGCGAAACGATTGTTACGCTTCTATCCCAAGCTCATCAACGACGTGTATATGTGCGACGAGTACTACGGTGAGAGTGTGCTACATCTGGCGATCGTAAACGAAGATCCAGCCATGGTGAAGTATCTGCTTGATCACAACTCCGATGTGAATGAACGTTGCTGTGGTACGTTTATGTGTCCCGAGGATCAGAAAGCGTCCCGGTGCGATACACTAGAGACGGAAATCGTACAGATGGTGCAGATGACGAACTACGATGGGTACGTATACTGGGGAGAGTATCCTCTCAGCTTTGCTGCCTGTCTTGGGCAGGAGGAATGCTATCGGCTAGTGTTGGCTCGTGGAGCAGACCCAGACAACAAAGACTTCAACGGTAACACCGTACTGCACATGCTTGTGATATACGAAAAGATCACAACGTTCGATATGGGATACGAGGTTGGATCTTCGTTGAGTATccgcaacaaccaaaacctAACACCATTGACGCTGGCAGCAAAGCTCGGACGTGTGGAGATGTTCTTCCACATCATGAACATTGAGCGGGAAATTTACTGGCAGCTGGGTAGTATAACCTGTGCCGCTTACCCACTGGTACTGATCGACACGATCGACGTAGAGACGGGAAACATCAGCAAAGATTCCGCCCTCAATCTGGTAGTGTTCGGCGATAAGGATGAGCATCTGGATCTGCTCGATGGTGTACTGATAGATCTGCTCAAAACGAAGTGGAACACTTTCGTGAAGGATAAGTTCTACCGACAGTTCTTCATGTTCTTCTGCTACTTCTGCGTATCGTTGGTGAGCTTCACACTACGTAATGGACCACCACCGGCAGAGGATGACGAGCAGGAAGGATCCGAAGGAGGCAACAAAACGTCTTCCACAAAGGAAGATCTTCGCCGACTGCTGTGGAACGAATCGACACTAGAGAACGTAATCGCGTCGCTTAACAGTAATGGAAGTGTTGGAGCGGGAATGTTAGTTGGAAAGATGACAGATCTACAGCAATTTAATGGAAGCGCAGCTGAATCACCTGAGTTTGACCCATCCGAAATGGATGACGGTTTGTTCTTTAACTCCAAGTGTCATACGATGGATTACGACGGTATGGAAGGTAAAGTGCGACTCATATCGGAGATGATCATACTGGTGGGATCGTTTCTCTACCTACTAGCTGCTCTGCGAGAGTTGAAGTTTCTTGGTCGGAAAATGTTCTTCGAGAATCTT ATGACGGCACCCTCCCGGgttatgtttctgttttcctgCTGCATAATGATGATTGTACCATTTTTAAAGATACTTTGTTTTACAGAACTAGAAGACCATGTAGCCGTAGTGATCATGCTAACAACGGCACCGTATTTCCTATTCTTCTGTCG AGGCTTCAAAACGGTTGGACCTTTCGTAGTGATGATATACCGTATGGTAATGGGAGATCTGTTGCGTTTCGTCGTGATCTATCTGGTGTTTGTGATGGGCTTTTCGCAGGCCTATTACATTGTGTTTCTATCGTACAAAGCGGAAGAGGACGGTGATGCCAATCCAATGCCCTCGCCAATCGAGTCGATCGTAGCAATGTTTCTGATGTCATTGACAAACTTTGGAGATTATTATGGTGCACTGGAGAACACCGACCATGAGATGTGTGCTAAG ATCCTGTTCGTACTGTTTATGGTGATTGTGGCCGTCCTGTTGGTGAACATGTTGATCGCTATGATGGGTAATACGTATCAGAAGATTGcggaaacgaaaaacgaatgGCAACGTCAGTGGGCACGCATTGTGCTCGTTGTGGAGCGTGGTGTACCACCGAAGGAACGGCTCAAGAACCTGATGTCCTACAGTCAACCGATGTCCGATGGACGTCGGGCATTGGTTCTTCGACTAAACATGACG GATGAGGATAAagaggaaatgaaagaaatactCGAAATGAAGCGCGTGCACGATCGTCTCAACAAGAAGCGTCAGGTCGAGCGTGACGCACGTGCGGAACAGCGTCGTCTGCTACGGGAGAAATATCTTAACATGTCCTCCTGA